A single genomic interval of Oryctolagus cuniculus chromosome 19, mOryCun1.1, whole genome shotgun sequence harbors:
- the NUPR2 gene encoding nuclear protein 2, which translates to MALGTEPALLRAQARARQPPASYEEEPYDCLDYYYLRDFPARGAGRSKGRTRREQQLRSNRLLPAGHERKITQKLLNGQRKRRQRQLKPRPRTRQA; encoded by the coding sequence ATGGCTCTGGGCACCGAGCCGGCACTTCTCCGAGCCCAGGCTCGGGCCCGGCAGCCGCCGGCCAGCTACGAGGAGGAGCCTTACGACTGCCTCGACTACTACTACCTGCGCGATTTCCCGGCCCGTGGGGCTGGACGCAGCAAGGGCCGGACGCGGCGAGAGCAGCAGCTGCGCAGCAACCGGCTGCTGCCGGCCGGCCACGAGCGCAAGATCACCCAGAAGCTCCTCAATGGGCAGCGCAAGCGGCGCCAGCGGCAGCTGAAGCCTCGGCCGCGCACTCGCCAGGCCTGA